The sequence below is a genomic window from Gammaproteobacteria bacterium.
GGCACGTTTGATGCCGGGTCTGGAAGAATATTTTCATTATCGTAATCTGGATGTCAGTTCTATCAAGGAGTTGGCAAGTCGTTGGGCACCGGATGTCACTAATGGTTTCGTTAAAAAAGGTAGTCATCTGGCGATGGATGATATCTATGACTCAATTCGTGAGCTGACCCATTACCGGGAACACTTTTTTAAGATCTAATGGTGTGTGGTACGCACTCTACCGTTATGCGCGCAGTTTGGTAGGGTGCGTATTACGCACCAATAAATTTGTCATCCTCGCGTATGCAGGGATCTATGTTAAATCTCCACCGGAGTTTCGGGGCTATTCCCCCAATCGGACCATGAGCCAGGGTAGCCGCGTACCTTCTCGTAACCCAATGACTTTAATACGATACAACTAAAGGCAGAGCGATGGTGGCTTTGGCAGTAGGCGATGATCTCCTTATCTTTGACCAGTCCATGCTGCTGTAGTGCGGCCTCTATTTGAGCGGTCTCTTTGAGACGCAGGTTATTATTCATATCAATCGCTTCGGTCCACTCGAAATGAATGGCGCCGGGGATGTGTCCTGCTTTTTGGGAAAAGGCCTTTTGACCGTTGTACTCTATCGCGCTTCTGGCATCCAGAATCTGGCAGTCATCATCATTCAGGTGCTCCATAATATATGCCTTGTCGGCGATACCTGATGGTAGATAATGACTGGCTGCATCATAGTGGGTTGCGGTGACCTGCGGGATATCCTGCGTGGTGGGATGACCTTCATTAATCCAGCTATGCATGCCGCCATTCAGTAATGAGAAGTTGCTGTGACCAATAAGATCCAGCGTCCAGAGCAGGCGTGCCGCCTTACCACCGCCTTCGTCATCACAGGCAACAATATGGCTATTTCTATGAATACCCAGCGATGAGAGTAATTGTATGAATGATTCAGCTGTGGGTAATAAGCCCATGATCGGGCGTTCCATGCGTGTGATCTTGCCATAGTCCAGAAAGATGGCACCGGGAATATGTTGTTGTTTGTAGTTGTCTATCTTGCTCAGATCAATAATGATCAGTCCTGCTGTCGACAGCTGGTCTTCCAGTTCGTTGGCATCAAGGATAAGGGGGTGTTGTAATTTGTTCATGGAATGATTGCTTGTATTGATTGGAAGGGGGCTATTTTAACGAATTTTCGTTACTGATGTACAACCAGGTTTCTATTATCGTGTCGGGGTTTAGTGAAATGCTCTCAATACCCTGTTGCATAAGCCAACGGGCAAAGTCGGGGTGATCCGAAGGGCCTTGGCCGCAAATCCCAACATATTTATTACTATGGATACAGGCTTGTATGGCATGAGATAACAGTGCCTTGACGGCATCATTGCGTTCATCAAAGCGTGTCGCTATTAGTGATGAATCACGATCAATACCCAAGGTGAGTTGGGTCAGGTCATTGGAACCGATGGAAAAACCATCGAAGTATTGCAGGAAATCCTCAGCCAGCAGGGCGTTGGCAGGGATCTCGCACATCATAAATATCTGTAGACCATTTTCACCCCGCGTGAGACCGTTTTCATGCAGTAGTTGAATAACCTGTTTGGCCTCATCAACGGTGCGAACAAAGGGCACCATGATACTGATATTATCAAAGCCCATTTCTTCGCGCGCCTTTTTGAGTGCCATACATTCCAGTTCAAAACAGGAGCGGAAGGACTCGGACAGGTAACGCGATGCACCTCGAAAACCCAGCATGGGGTTTTCTTCTTCGGGCTCGTAATGATGGCCACCAACAAGATTGGCATATTCATTGGACTTAAAATCGGACAAGCGCACAATGACGGGTTTGGGCCAGAATGCAGCGGCGAGGGTGCCGATACCTTCTGCCAGCTTTACAATGTAAAAGGTAACGGGGTCGCCATAGCCTGCGCTGCGGCTTGTTATTTCACGCTGTAGTGCTTCAGGAAGTGTTGTGTGTTCCAGTATCGCCCGGGGGTGGATGCCAATCATTTGATTGATAATAAATTCAATGCGTGCGAGGCCAACACCGGCATTGGGTAAAAACTGGAAGTCAAAGGCACGCTCCGGATTGCCGACATTGAGCATCAGTTTGATATCAATATCGGGTAGCTTATCCAGCGCGATATCCTGTATCTCATAATCGAGTAATCCTGCATAAACATAGGCGGAATCACCCTGCGCACATGAGACGGTAATCTCATCGCCATCTTTGATTTTGCTGGTGGCATCAATGCTGCCAACAAGTGCGGGTATGCCTAGTTCACGCGCGACAATAGCGGCATGGCAGGTACGTCCCCCCCGATTAGTGACGATGGCTGCAGCACGTTTCATGATGGGTTCCCAATCAGGATCAGTCATGTCGGTAACCAGAACATCCCCTTTTTTTACCGTATGCATCTGTGAGGGATCCTGGATAACACGGGCAGGGCCACGTCCGATTCGGTTGCCAACACTGCGCCCGGTAACAATTACTGTACCTTCTTCATTTAACCGGTAACGTTGTAGTTTGAGTTTATCATGGTGGCTTTCGACGGTTTCAGGCCGAGCCTGAACAATGTATAAGCGTCCGTTAATACCATCTTTGGCCCACTCGATATCCATTGGTCTGCCATAGTGTTTTTCAATAATGACCCCGTAACGGGCCAGCTCCAGGACATCCTCATCCGACAGGGAGAATAAGTGAGCCTGTTCACTATTCACCGATACCGTTTGGATACCTTTTTCGGCATGGATCATCTTGATGGCTTTATTACCCATGTTACGACGAATAATGGCTTGTTTGCCTTGTTTTAGCATGGGTTTGTGGACATAGAATTCATCGGGATCAACAGCACCTTGCACGATGGTTTCACCCAGGCCATAGGATGATGTGATAAAGACGACACCCTCAAATCCGGATTCTGTGTCCAGGGTGAAAAGTACACCGCTGGTGGCGAGGTCACTGCGTACCATTAATTGTATACCAGCGGATAGTGCAACCTGTTCATGGGGAAACCCCTGGTGCATCCGATAGGAGATAGCGCGGTCATTAAATAATGAGGCATAGACCTGTTTGATAGCACCCAAAATTTGTTGCGTGCCTTGGATATGCAAATAGCTTTCCTGTTGACCGGCAAAGGAGGCATCAGGTAGATCCTCAGCGGTAGCCGATGAGCGCACGGCATAGGATGCCTCTTTCCCGTATTTTTCTACCAGGGTTTCATAGGCATCAATAATGTCTTGTTCCAGTGTGGCTGGAAAAGGGGCTTCTTCAACCCATTGTCTGATCATGCGTCCCGCCTCGGTTAGTGACTGGATGTCATTATGATCGAGTTGTTGCAGTGTGTGATAGATGCGTTCAGATAGATTATCCTGTTGCAGGAAATCCCGATAGGCATCGGCTGTGGTTGCAAAACCATCGGGAACCTCAATGCCAAGATCGGATAGTTCGCCAATCATTTCTCCCAGAGAGGCATTTTTGCCGCCTACCTGTTCGATATCTGTCATGGACAATGAGTTAAAGTGTGCAATGTTATGACTCATGGTTAGTACAATATACGAAATTTGTGTAGTATGAAATATCTTTATGGGGGTTTGATGCAACGCGACGTTTTTTTACTATCGGATCATACCGGTATTACCATTGAGGCAATGGCACGTAGTCTGTTGTCCCAGTTTGATCAGTGTGCGTTTGTATACCACCGTATCCCTTATCTACAACAGGCATCTGAATTACAGACGGTCGTCACACAGGTGAATAGCTTGATTGATGAGGGTGCGGCATCCCCACTGGTTTTTTCAACAATCAGTGATGCCGGGCTACGTCAAACCTTGTCTACCTGCAAGGCATTATCGATCGATCTATTTGATACCTTTATACCGGGTTTGCAGGCTTATCTTGATGTTGTTGCTGAACCCGCGGTGGGGCAATTACACGCCGTTGGTAAGATTGCTGATTATAATCAACGTATGAGGGCACTTGATTTTGCACTCAAGGTTGATGATGGTGAGTCGATGCACTGCTATGTGGATGCTGATATCATCCTGTTGGGTGTGTCGCGTTCAGGAAAGACCCCGGTCAGTCTTTTTATGGCTTTGCATTCGGGCCTGCAGGTGGCTAACTACCCCTTGGTGGATAAGGATCTGGATAGGGAGTGCCTGGTTGATGGCTTGCGTGAATACAAAGCGAAGATTCTGGTCTTGATGATCTCCGCAGAGCGTTTGCATGAAATCAGGGCAGAACGTTTTCCGCATAGTCGATATGCCTCTCTGAAGCAATGTAAAAGGGAGTTGTCTTGTCTTACTGAACTTTGTCGATTGGAACAGTTGCCGATGCTGGATGTGACACATCAGTCGGTAGAAGAAATATCCACACATATTTTACATGGTTTTTATGCGAGCTTGTGAATATCAAACTACCAGAGTACATAATCTTGCCGATTTAATGGCGATTTATGAGGATAATTATATTCGTTTAACGGCGTTGATTAATAATGAAATGCCGTTAGATACCGCTTTTATGCTGCAGGTTGATGGGTTGCTGGATATACATCTGAGGATTATTGAACGCACCCGCTTTACCACGGTTATGCATCTTACCTATCTCTTACAAGAAGAAGATGTGGTGCATGTCTTACCGGATATTAAGCTAAGAATCTATCATGATGCCCGTTTAGCGGAAGTTTTATCCTGTGGCAGACGTCGTGGCAAGACCCCTATTCGCTATGATCGAACGCGTGAGAATTATGATCTGAAGCATATTTGGGAGATGAATCGTTTTTTGCAGAAATGGTTGGCCTATTGTTTTCGGCATGGTTATCAACGGGTG
It includes:
- a CDS encoding sulfurtransferase, with translation MNKLQHPLILDANELEDQLSTAGLIIIDLSKIDNYKQQHIPGAIFLDYGKITRMERPIMGLLPTAESFIQLLSSLGIHRNSHIVACDDEGGGKAARLLWTLDLIGHSNFSLLNGGMHSWINEGHPTTQDIPQVTATHYDAASHYLPSGIADKAYIMEHLNDDDCQILDARSAIEYNGQKAFSQKAGHIPGAIHFEWTEAIDMNNNLRLKETAQIEAALQQHGLVKDKEIIAYCQSHHRSAFSCIVLKSLGYEKVRGYPGSWSDWGNSPETPVEI
- the ppsA gene encoding phosphoenolpyruvate synthase, producing the protein MSHNIAHFNSLSMTDIEQVGGKNASLGEMIGELSDLGIEVPDGFATTADAYRDFLQQDNLSERIYHTLQQLDHNDIQSLTEAGRMIRQWVEEAPFPATLEQDIIDAYETLVEKYGKEASYAVRSSATAEDLPDASFAGQQESYLHIQGTQQILGAIKQVYASLFNDRAISYRMHQGFPHEQVALSAGIQLMVRSDLATSGVLFTLDTESGFEGVVFITSSYGLGETIVQGAVDPDEFYVHKPMLKQGKQAIIRRNMGNKAIKMIHAEKGIQTVSVNSEQAHLFSLSDEDVLELARYGVIIEKHYGRPMDIEWAKDGINGRLYIVQARPETVESHHDKLKLQRYRLNEEGTVIVTGRSVGNRIGRGPARVIQDPSQMHTVKKGDVLVTDMTDPDWEPIMKRAAAIVTNRGGRTCHAAIVARELGIPALVGSIDATSKIKDGDEITVSCAQGDSAYVYAGLLDYEIQDIALDKLPDIDIKLMLNVGNPERAFDFQFLPNAGVGLARIEFIINQMIGIHPRAILEHTTLPEALQREITSRSAGYGDPVTFYIVKLAEGIGTLAAAFWPKPVIVRLSDFKSNEYANLVGGHHYEPEEENPMLGFRGASRYLSESFRSCFELECMALKKAREEMGFDNISIMVPFVRTVDEAKQVIQLLHENGLTRGENGLQIFMMCEIPANALLAEDFLQYFDGFSIGSNDLTQLTLGIDRDSSLIATRFDERNDAVKALLSHAIQACIHSNKYVGICGQGPSDHPDFARWLMQQGIESISLNPDTIIETWLYISNENSLK
- the ppsR gene encoding pyruvate, phosphate dikinase/phosphoenolpyruvate synthase regulator, with translation MQRDVFLLSDHTGITIEAMARSLLSQFDQCAFVYHRIPYLQQASELQTVVTQVNSLIDEGAASPLVFSTISDAGLRQTLSTCKALSIDLFDTFIPGLQAYLDVVAEPAVGQLHAVGKIADYNQRMRALDFALKVDDGESMHCYVDADIILLGVSRSGKTPVSLFMALHSGLQVANYPLVDKDLDRECLVDGLREYKAKILVLMISAERLHEIRAERFPHSRYASLKQCKRELSCLTELCRLEQLPMLDVTHQSVEEISTHILHGFYASL
- a CDS encoding DUF1249 domain-containing protein, whose translation is MAIYEDNYIRLTALINNEMPLDTAFMLQVDGLLDIHLRIIERTRFTTVMHLTYLLQEEDVVHVLPDIKLRIYHDARLAEVLSCGRRRGKTPIRYDRTRENYDLKHIWEMNRFLQKWLAYCFRHGYQRVDWCKVP